The window TGTCCATCAATATCTTGTGTAATATCTTCCTTTAATATGAATTCTATCGAATTGTTAGTCGATTTTGTTTTTTGTATGTATGATTCCGTAATATTTTTTAAAAAGGTCAGATCAATTAAATATTTAACATCGTCTGGAAAGTCTCCAAAACGATCAATTAATTCATCAATAATGTCATTATATTCTTCATCATTAGTTACTTTTTTAATCTTTTGATAAATTTCAATTTTAGTTGATTCATCACTGATATAAAAATCAGGTATGTACGCGTCAACCTTCGTTGGAAAGTCAAATTCTAACTTTGGTAATTCAAACGAAGCGACTTCAAAATCGCTACCTTCTCTCGCGTGAACGACTGCTTCACTTAACAATTGCGTATATAGATCAAGTCCAACTGTATCTATAAATCCGTATTGTTGTGCCCCTAACATATCTCCCGCTCCACGTATTGCTAAATCGCGCATGGCAATTTTAAATCCTGAACCAAGTTCTGTGAATTCTTTTATTGTCTGTAACCTTTTTTCAGCATTTTCAGTCAACACTTTATTTCGAGGATACATACAATAAGCGTACGCAATACGATCACTTCGTCCAACACGACCTCTTAGCTGGTAAAGCTGTGATAGCCCGAGTCGATATGAATCAGAGATAATTAAGGTGTTCGCATTTGGTATATCAATCCCTGTTTCAATAATGGTTGTACAAACTAAGACATTAAATTTCTTTTCTTCAAAATCAGCCATCGTTTGTTCAAGCTGTTCTTTACTCATTTGTCCATGTGCATATTCAACAACTGCATCTGGAACTAACTTTTGAATCTTTGCTGCTCTTTTCTCTATATCTGATACCCTATTGTATAAATAGAACACTTGTCCATCCCTAGCTAATTCACGTTCAATTGCATCACGAATTACTCCATCATGTTCCTCAAGCACATAAGTCTGTACTGGATAGCGGTTCATCGGTGGAGTTTCAATCAGTGATAAACTTCGAATACCAATCATCGACATTTGTAATGTTCTTGGAATTGGTGTTGCAGTAAGCGTTAAGACGTCAACTTCAGTTTTAAACTCTTTGATTTTCTCTTTATGTTCAACTCCGAAGCGTTGTTCTTCATCGATAATCAAAATTCCTAAATCATTAAAGACTACATCTTTCGATAAAATTCGATGCGTTCCGACAACGATATTTATTTTACCATTTTTTATATTTGTTAGCAATTCCTGTTGTTCTTTTATTGACACATAACGATTAAGTAATCCAATTTTTACATCAAAATCCTTAAAACGTGCCACAAATGACTCATAATGTTGCTTAGAAAGAATGGTTGTTGGCGCTAAGTAAGCCACTTGTTTTCCATCTTGAACTGCTTTAAAAGCTGCACGCATAGCGACTTCTGTCTTTCCATACCCGACATCTCCAATTAGTAAACGATCCATTGGATGTGGTTGTTCCATATCTGCTTTAATTTCAGCAACTGCTTTCAATTGATCTTCTGTTTCAACATAAGGAAAGGCATTTTCAAAAGCTTGTTGAGCGATAGTATCTTTAGAAAAAGCGTAACCTGGAAGATGTTCACGTTTGGCATAAATTTTGATTAGCTTATCTGCAATGTCTTTAACCGTTTTCTTAACTTTAGCTTTTGTTTTTTCCCATTCAGATGTTCCTAGTTTATGAATTTTGGGTGTTGCGCCTTCTGATCCTACATACTTTTGAACCATCTCAATTTTATCAATAGGAACATATAACTTATCTCCACCACGATAAGCAATCATAATAAAATCTTTAAGGGCGCCATTTGTTTCTAATGTCTCAATTCCAATGTATTGTCCAATTCCGTGTTGGACATGAACAACATAATCTCCAATTTTAAGCTCATTATAGTCTTTAATTTTTTTACCTTCTTTAAAGTTACTTTTATATGATGTTGGTTTTTTACGTTTTGTATGAATTTCATAATCCGTATAAACAACGATGCGTGGATCAAGTAATTCAAATCCTAAAGGTAATCTTTCATAAATAAGATGAATAGACCCTTCTCGAACTTCTTCAACTGAAGTTGGAAACACAACAGTAATTCCTAGTTCCTCTAAATAATTAGCTAAGTTATTACGCGCTTCCATGCTTGATACAGCAACAAATACGGTGGTGTTATTTTCTTTTAACCGCTTACACTCTTTAGCGAAAAACTCAAGCTGACCATGAAACTCACTAACACTTTTAGTCATTAATTTAATATGCTCGGTTAGTTCTATATCTTTTAATGAACTGGTATGCTCTAACAAAAATAATTGTCGAGAAGCACTTATCTCTGTAATAGGACGATATAAATTTAAGTCAACAATTGTCTTTCCGCTTTCAATTGCACTTTCCTGCCAACTCAATGCGTCCTCATTCATATGTTCTTGATTTTCTAAAATACGATTATAATCTATATAAATAACGAGTGGATCATCCAAATATGATAACAGTGTGTTTGGCTCATCATATAAGAGCGAGATGTACTTATGCATAATCTCTAAGTCTTGATGATTTTTAATTTTTTCGATATCTTGATAGATTTTAGCGTAAAGCTCTTCTCGAGTTTCATCATCTAATAAATGAACTGTTCGAGATAAACGCTCCTTAATTCTTTTTTCAAATAGATTAACTTGCTCCTCTGAATACACCAACTCAAATGTAGGAGAGATTATAAATGAATCAACCTTATTAATGGAACGTTGGGTATCCGGTGAAAAGTATCGAATCGTATCAATTTCATCGTCGAAAAATTCAATTCGTAATGGATTTTCTTCTGTCATCGGAAAAATATCTAAAATTCCCCCACGAACACTAAATTCGCCCATTTGCTCTACCATTCGAACTGATTGATACCCTAACTCAACTAACTTTCGTTTTAATTCTTCGAGTTCATAAATACTGCCAACTTCAATTTTAATATCTGCCTGTTTGAAAATTTCTTTTGGTGTTAAAAATCTTGTAGCACCGGCAACATGTGTAATAACGATTTGATTTGGATTATTAATAATTGATGTCAGTGTACTCATTCGCTCTGTTCGTAATTCCGAACTAGATGCTAACATTTCAGCCGTAATAAATTCATCCATCGGAAAAAGACGAATGAACTGATCGTCCATCAAATCAATTAATTGATCATATAATCGTTGAGCATGATATAAATTTTGCATCATAATGATGATTGGTCTTTGTTGATTTTCAAACATCATTTGAAATAGTGGGGCATAAAAAGATGTTCTAACCCCACTTAATAAAACATTTTGATTTTCCTTCATTAATGCTGTCATCAAAGTTTGAAGCTGTTCAGACTTTGAAATATACTTATTCATTACGTTCATTCAAACACCCGCCTTCTAACATCAACCTATTTACTATATTCTGTCATTACTTTATTAAAAGATTCAGTCAGTGCCATTTCACATGCTTTAACTGATAAATCAATCGCTTGATTAACAAGTGCTAACTCCTCTTCTGTAAACTTTCCTAACACGTAATCAACAACTGGAATTTTTGGATGTCGATCAATTCCAACACGAATACGTTTAAATTCTTGAGTTTTAACATGTGAGATTAATGATTTAATTCCATTATGGCCTCCCGCACTTCCTTTTAAACGCATGCGAATTTTTCCGTGTGGTAAATCTAAGTCGTCATAAATAACCACTAAATCGTCAATATCAACATCATAAAAATCCATCACTGCACGTACAGATTCTCCAGATAAGTTCATGAAAGTCGTTGGCTTAAGTAAGATTACTTTTTCACCTTTAACAACACCACGTCCAATTTCTCCTTTAAACTTCTTTTCCTCAGATAATTCAATATTCCAAGCTTTACTAAGCTTATCAATCACCATAAATCCTGCATTATGGCGTGTTCTTTCATATTTTGAACCTGGATTTCCAAGACCTACAAACAATTTCATAAAAATTCACCTCATTTAGTGTTTAAATAACATCTTTTATTTTACAGTAAACATATATGTTTTACCAATATTTCTTCTATTTACAAATTCTAAGAGAGTTGATCTTTAATCATTGAACTCTAATAAAAATAGTATTAAAAAGTTAGTAATTATCCGTTAAAAAATTGTATCCCTTCGTTTGAGTTCATCACTTAATAATAAAAAGCGATACTAAGTTTAGTATCGCTTTTTTACCTTTAAAAATGATTAGAAATTGTATAAATCACGATTATAAACGAATAAATCCGAAACTGGTTCGTCATTTAAGATATGTAAAATACCTTCTGCTAATAAATCACCAACTGATAATTGTGTAATTTTAGAGCTTCGTTTTTCTTCTGGCAGATTAATTGTGTTTGTTGTAACTAATTCTTTAATAGCTGAGTTTTCAATACGTTCAACTGCAGGTCCTGAAAGAATTGGATGTGTACATGCAGCGTATACTGATAAAGCTCCGCGTTCTTTTAATGCATTTGCAGCAATTTGGATTGTTCCTGCTGTATCAATCATGTCATCGATGATGATGGCATGTTTTCCTTCAACTTCACCGATTAATCCCATAACCTCTGCAACGTTTGGTTTTGGACGACGTTTATCGATGATAGCGATAGGTGCATCTAAGTATTCCGCTAATACACGAGCACGTGTTGCACCACCGTGATCTGGTGATACGACTACAATGTCTTTTAAGTCTTTATCGATGAAGTATTTTGCGATGATTGGCATTGCACGGAAATCATCGATTGGAATATCAAAGAATCCTTGAATTTGTGTTGCGTGTAAATCCATTGTCATAACGCGCGTTGCTCCCGCTGCCTCAATTAAGTTAGCAACTAATTTAGCTGTAATTGGTTGACGAGCTTTTGCTTTACGATCTTGACGTGAATAACCATAATACGGCATGATCACATTAATTGTTTTTGCAGATGCACGTTTTAAAGCATCGATCATAACTAAAAGTTCCATTAAATTTTCATTAACTGGGCTATGTGTTGGTTGAACCACAAATACGTGATGCCCACGAACAGTTTCATTAATGTTAACTTGTACTTCTCCGTCAGCAAATCGGTTAACTGTTAAATCAGATAATGGGACTCCAATTCGATCTGCAATTTCTTGTGCTAATTCGCGATTAGCATTTAAACTAAAAATTTTAAACTTCTTACGATTAATTTCTGCCATGATGATTTAACCTCCTAGAATAAACACACTTCAGACAGTATTTTACACAATTTCTTATTTTTTTTCAATTCTTTCAAGTTATGTTTAATCAAATATTACCATTTAACCGTTATTAATTATAATTTTTCACGAAGAACTTTAGCATAGCCTTCTTTATTTACTTGTTTTGGACGTGCAATAGCTAATGCATCTTCAGGAACATTTTCTGTAATGGTTGACCCTGCAGCTAAATAAGTATTTGGTTCAATAGTCACTGGTGCAACTAAATTCACATTGCATCCAACCATGGTATTCGCACCAATTATTGTCTTATGTTTATTTTTCCCATCATAATTGACAGTAATTGATCCACATCCCATATTTACATTTTCACCAAGTTCAGCATCTCCAATATAACTTAAGTGTGCTGATTTAGCTCCATCTTTAAACACAGATTTTTTAATTTCAACGAAATTACCAATACGAGCTTTATTTCCAATTTCAGCATGCATACGAATATGTGCGAATGGTCCAACTGTTGTAAACGAACCAATCGTTGAATCTGAAATAACAGATGCATTAACGGTAGTATGTGCACCAATTGTTGAATTGATAATTTGAGAATTTGCTCCAATAACAACATGATTTTCGATAACAGACTGACCTGTAATCATTGTTCCCGGATAAATAATAACATCTTGTCCAATTTGAACATCTGTTCCAATATACGTCGCTTCTGGATTAATAATCGTTACACCATTGCGCATATGGAATTCATTAATACGTTTGCGAAGAACTTTTTCCGCATAAGCTAATTGAACACGATCGTTGACACCTAACGTTTCTTCAAAATCTTCGTTCACATAAGCGACTACCTTTAATCCCATGTCACGAATAATACCAACTAAATCTGTTAAATAGTATTCCCCTTGTGAGTTATTATTTGTAATCTTTGTTAAAGCTTCAAATAATACTTTATTATCATAGCAACAAACACCAGTATTAATTTCTTTTACTAATAATTCGCCTGCGTTTGCATCTTTTTGTTCGACAATTTTTAATACATTTCCTAATTCGTCACGAATAATACGTCCGTATCCTGTCGGATTATCAGTACAAGCTGTTAAAATGGTAATCGCAGCTTCTTGTGATTGATGATAATCAAATAAATTAGCAATCGTCTGTTCTGTTAAAAGTGGGACATCTCCGTAAGTCACGATCGTTACCCCATCTAATCCTTCTAATAAATCCTTTGTCATCATAACAGCATGACCTGTTCCTAATTGTTCTGTTTGCATTGCATACTCTACGCGATCTTTTAACTCTGCTTGAACCGATTCAGCTTCATAACCAATAACGGTCACGATTTTATCGACTCCGATTTTTTCTAAATTAGTTACCGCATGATCAACCATTGATTTACCTAATACTTGATGTAATACTTTATGTAAACTCGATTTCATTCGAGTTCCTTTCCCAGCCGCTAGTACAACCGCATATTTGTTCATTACAATCCCTCCGTTAAATTGTCTTATTTCTTTTAGTATAGCACACTTAATCCTATCAAATTAATCTTTTATCTTTATTCATTGAAAATTTGGATAATTTTATTTTTTATATATATAAGTCCAGATAAGTTTTTCCTATCGGAAAACTTTTAGCTGGACTATAGTCTGCCTCAGTATTAAAGTAATCGTTCAACTAAGACTGACATATAATAATGAAATACATTTCTGTTTTTATATAGAAGTAGAACTCTTTTTATTCGTTACTCATCCCTTTTTATCAAGCTATTTTACAACAAAAAAGCTATAATCAAATGATTATAGCTTTTTAACTGATGCTTGATCGTGAAGTTTATTATATGATTTATCAAAGATTTAATCTCTTATCATCAATGTTTAGTTAATATAAACTTCCCCCAGTTTAAATCATTATTCTGCTTCTTCGTATGCTTTGATAACAAAGTCTTCTAGTTCTTTGCGTGTATCATGATTAATTGGATGCGCAATATCTTTAAATTCTCCTGTTGAAGTTTTACGACTTGGCATTGCCACGAATAAGTGTTCGTCCCCTTGAATTACACGTAAATCATGAATAACAAAACAATCATCTAAAGTAATAGATGCAATAGCTTTCATTCTGTTGTCTGTCTCTACCTTGCGAATTCTTACATCTGTAATATTCATTCTTCTCATCCTCCTAAGTCGTCCTGGTACGATATTAACTATACCATGATATGTAAGCACTTTTATGTCTTTTTTGTGTTCCCTGTCATTTTTTACAATTATATACAATTTTTTGTTAAAATTCAAGAGAATTATTCGGATTACTAAATTTAATTATAAAAAAAATATCTTAATCATTTTGTGATTAAGATACTTTTACTTATTAGCCAATTAATCGAACAGCATGTACTTCGTGATCTCTAAAACATCCATTAATACTATTAATAATTCGCCTTAGCTTATATTCTTTACGAACAAGTGCAAAAACAGTTGGACCACTTCCACTCATTAATACAGCATCTGCCCCAAATTGAACTAGCTTATTTTTAATTTCAGCTACAACAGGATAACGTTGTAACGTGACTTCTTCTAATGAGTTTCCTAGTCGCTGACAAACTCCTTGATAATCTTTTTCATTGATACACTGTAACATACCCTCAATATCTAAATGCTCAACCTTGCTAGCATCTAAGGCTTCGTAAATTTCTTTCGTTGACACACCAATACGTGGTTTAATTAAAATGACCCAACATTTTGGGGGAGATGGAATCGGTTGAATGATTTCCCCACGACCTGTTGCTAAGGCTGTCCCACCATATACACAAAATGGTATATCTGATCCTAACTTTGCCCCTAGTTCAGCTAGTTCATCAGTTGTACAATCAACTTGCCAAAGTTCTTTTAATGCTTTTAACGTCGCAGCAGCATTACTACTTCCACCTGCTAATCCCGCTGCCACGGGAATTTTCTTTTTAATATAGATTTCGACTCCTTTATCTATATTAAAATGTTCCTTAAATAATTGAGCCGCTTGATAAGCTAAATTCTTTTCATTCAGTGGCATCGTAAACTCATTAGATTTAATAACGATTTTATTGGTTTCAAGGGGAGTGACTGTAATGTAGTCTGCTAAATCAACAGTTGTCATAATCATTTCAACTTCATGATAATTGTCTTTACGTTTATAAAGCGTATCTAATGCTAAATTTATTTTTGCTGGAGCTTTAATTGTTACCATAGCCATTCCTCCAATCGGTATGACTTTATTTTATCATATGACCCTGTTTTATTATACAAAAAAAGTAGTAAACAATGTCGACTACTTTTTTTAATATTAATTAAACTTTAATTCAACTGATCCCGTTAAAACATCAATATAGCTATAAGAAACACGATCCACTGAGTCGCGTTCACTATCTAAATCAATTACAAAAATAGAAGGATACGTATTCGATAAAACTCCCGTATGCTCAACCACACGGTTACGACTTTCATAAGCAGTAAGCTTCACTTCCTTACCCACTTGTTCACTCAACTCTTGACGAATAGTTACGATATTATTAGCCAAAACATCACGCCCTTTCTATTATAAAGCATACCATAAAAAGCATTTTTTTTCAATATTATTATGTGTTAAACACTTGAAATTATGTACTAACAATGATAAAATTAAATATTTTTAAACTTTTCTGATGCCATAACGAAGCGTTCCTTTGGTTTGAAGCCCACCAATTCCTGCAATTTGAGCAATTGTTTTCTCAATAGCTTCCCTTAAGTCTACTTGTTCTTCGTAAGGGGTAAGTGCTACAGTTGCCGCAATAATTGCAGGATCTAACGCATGAATATTAATTCGCTTAGGAGAAGAAGCAAAATTTGCTCCTGATCCAATTAATGCCTCAAAGTGCGACTGACAAGCCCCTGCGATAACTATCAAATAGTCTAGCGATGGCTCCATCTCACGTAAGGCATTGACTGTTTCAACAAAGTATTTAGAACTACGATACGAGCTCAAATCATCTTCATGCTCTTTATCTTCTAAAGCATCGTGACCAGTAATGACTACAATATTTGGTCTTAACCTTCTAACGAGTTCAGGTACTTTTACCTTCATATCCTTTTCCTCAACAGCGAAGGCTTGTGCATAAACTTTTGCATACTTGTACAACTTAATACTCTTCTGAAGGTACTCTTCATCTCCATCAACATGTAGAATCCTTCCGCTAATATAAAAATCCCCGTTATCATAGCTACGCATTTGGCTCATAACAGGTGGTAAAATTGTTCGATATTGATCAAATTCAACTTGTTCAGCTCGTTGATATTCTTCACTTGAGATTACTTCTAAATCATTTAATGGAGCATCAGCTGTAAGTCGGAAAAAAATTCCCTTTAAATAGGCTGTTTCATCAACTATATTTTCAATTCGAAACATCGTATCTGAGTTATAGGAACGTCTCCCAACAATATCTCCTACTTTGACTACCTCACTCATCCTCATCACCTCACGTTATTATATGTCGCAACTCCTTATTAGGAACAAAAAAAGAAGGTCTTTTATTAGTAAAAGACCTTCTTTTTTATTGATTGATATGTTGGTAAAATGTATTAGCTAATTTCGCAAACTCTTCAATAGATAATGATTCACCACGACGATTTGGTAAAATATCAGCTTCTTCTAAAATATCAGTTACTTGTTCTTTCGTTAATGCCATAAAGTGTTGATTTAAATTATTTTGTAACGTTTTACGACGTTGCTTAAAGGCTGCATGAACAACATCCATAAAGAAGTCTTCATCAATAACTTCTACTGCCGGTTGTTGACGCTTCGTTAAACGAACAACCGCACTGTCAACGTTTGGAGCTGGAATAAATACTGTTTTCGGTACAGTTAATGCAATTTTTGCTTCCGTATAATATTGAACAGCGATTGATAAGGCGTTATAATCCTTTGATCCTGGTTTAGCTGATAAGCGTTCAGCCACTTCTTTTTGCATCATCGTAACATAGCGATCGATAGGTAATTTCTTTTCAATTAATCCCATCAAAATAGGCGTTGTAATATAGTAAGGTAAATTAGCTACCACAGCAATTTCCTTAACATCTTTGAATTCTTCTTCAATCATTGAAGCCACATCTGCTTTTAAAATATCTTGATGAATCACTTTAACATTATCATAAGGAGCTAATGTTTCTGCTAAAATCGGAATTAGTCTTGGATCAATTTCATAAGCAACCACTTTTTTAGCTTTACGTGCAATGAATTCTGTTAAAGCCCCAATTCCCGGACCTATTTCAATCACGCCAACTTCATCTGTTAAGTCAGCTGCGTTCACAATTTTATTTAAAATATTTGTGTCTGTTAAAAAGTTTTGTCCAAAACTTTTTTTGAAAGTAAATCCGTGTCTTTCGATAATTTCTTTTGTGTTTGACTTCGTTGCAATATCTCTCATCTTTTAATAACTCCTTTATTTTAACATTTCTAAGTGTTCTTCCGTTAGAGCGTCTACGACTTGTTGTTTTGTAATTCCAAACATCATTAATCGTTTTTGAAGTTGTTTTCCATTAACATAACCAATGCCTAAAACTTGACTTAACCTTTCACGAACCTTTGCACTGTTTGAATGCCCAATTAGACCAAAATCAAATAAAAATTGTGATTCTATTTCTTCAACCACCGTATTCTTAGGTGTAATTAAGTTTGTTAAAGCTTCTTTAATGGCTTCATCACTAGCGTGTTCGACTCCAAGACCACGTCCGTTTTTAGCAATCGCATCACCTTTTTGTAAGTGTGCATGCTTACAATCTGGAACGTACTGCATCACTGCTTGGCGAATTTTATTTCCTGGAAAATCAGGGTCAGTAAAAACAATGACTCCTCGTTGTTCTTGTAAAATTTTAATTCGATCTAAGACTTCCTGATTAATAGCTGATCCATTAGTTTCTATCGTTTCAACCTCAGGATAAACTTCTTTTAAACGACGTGTGTCATCACGACCTTCTACAACTATTACTTCTTTAAACATACATTTTCCTCTACTTCTTTTTTACTTTTACTTAACATTTTCGTATAGTAATTCAATGACTTTTTTCTTTACCTCTTCATTTTGACTTTCTGAAATTAAATCTAATGGAAAATAAACTTTATGTTCTTGTTTTGGCTTCACTGCAATAATTCCCTTAATAATGGTCGATACTTCCGATATCTCTTGAATTGAACCATCGCGCATTAACAATTCGATGCAATCTGGTAAACAATTCGTTTTATGTCCATAATAATCATACGGTGTTTTAACACTATGATCAGTCAATAAATAATAGTCAGGATTAATCCCTAACTCAATCATGTATTCTCTTATTTGTTTTAATTTTTCATGAGTTTCATCACTTGGTGTATAGTGAACCTCTTTTAATAAACGTCTGTTAATAAAGCGATCCGCTAAGTCGCTTAAAATAGGATCTTTTTCTTCCGCAAATAAAGAGGCATAATATAAAATCGTTGAATCGTCAAACTTCAAATAAGTTTCAACAGACGGTTCTTCTTCTAAAAATAAATCTTTAATCGCCCCTAGATGGCAGTTAAATTCATATCCTTCAAAAATTAACTCTCGAACACGATGAAGCATGCGCTGAATCACTAAATCGAAGCTTCGTCCAGCTGAGTGTAAATAGACTTGCCAATACATTTGATAACGACTCATTAAATAGTCTTCAATGGCGTGCATTCCTGAAACTTTATAAACAATCTTATTATTTACCACACGCATTGTTCTTAAAATACGCTCAACATCTATTTCACCATAAGGTGCCCCAGTAAAATAAGCATCACGAAGCAAATAATCTAAGCGGTCCGCATCTAACTGGCTTGAAATAATATTAATCACTAACGGATTAGGATAAGTTTTATTAATGACGTCACGTACTTTTTTTGCAAATCCTTTTTGATAACCTTCTAATACACGATTGACTTCTGTATCTTCCATGATGATACGTTCAGTAAACAATTCATGGCGAACACTAAAAACTGCTTCAAAGGAATGTGAAAATGGACCATGACCTAAATCATGAAGTAATGCAGCAGATAACACTAATAAACGTTCCTCTTCACTTAGCACTGTTTCTTGATGCATGAGTGCTCGAATAATTCGACGTGCCATTTCATACACCCCTAGTGAGTGTGAAAAGCGGCTATGCTCAGCCGTATGAAAGACCATATAAGTTCCGCCTAATTGCTTAATACGACGTAAACGTTGAACCTCTTTCGTTTGTATTAAATCCCAAATTAATTGATCATAGACATGGACATAACCATACACTGGATCTCTAAATACTTTTTCTTCTAACTTTGTCATTAACATCACCAACTATATCTCATCATTATTATAAATAATGTAAAATTCTTTTTAATATAGTATAAGTATACCATATTATGAATAAACTTGGCTTTAGACGACAAAACGTTTGCTAAATATTAAGGGTTACAGTCGGAATTTTGCAATAATATCATCTAAACTTGCTATACTAGCTATATAACAACTTTTTAAAGGGTGTGATTTCATGTGTTTGAAAACAAGAGATGACTTTACTAATGATAAAGAATCTTTTTTAAGACATCATCAACTCTTTTCAATCCTCATTAAAG of the Turicibacter sp. TJ11 genome contains:
- the mfd gene encoding transcription-repair coupling factor; protein product: MNVMNKYISKSEQLQTLMTALMKENQNVLLSGVRTSFYAPLFQMMFENQQRPIIIMMQNLYHAQRLYDQLIDLMDDQFIRLFPMDEFITAEMLASSSELRTERMSTLTSIINNPNQIVITHVAGATRFLTPKEIFKQADIKIEVGSIYELEELKRKLVELGYQSVRMVEQMGEFSVRGGILDIFPMTEENPLRIEFFDDEIDTIRYFSPDTQRSINKVDSFIISPTFELVYSEEQVNLFEKRIKERLSRTVHLLDDETREELYAKIYQDIEKIKNHQDLEIMHKYISLLYDEPNTLLSYLDDPLVIYIDYNRILENQEHMNEDALSWQESAIESGKTIVDLNLYRPITEISASRQLFLLEHTSSLKDIELTEHIKLMTKSVSEFHGQLEFFAKECKRLKENNTTVFVAVSSMEARNNLANYLEELGITVVFPTSVEEVREGSIHLIYERLPLGFELLDPRIVVYTDYEIHTKRKKPTSYKSNFKEGKKIKDYNELKIGDYVVHVQHGIGQYIGIETLETNGALKDFIMIAYRGGDKLYVPIDKIEMVQKYVGSEGATPKIHKLGTSEWEKTKAKVKKTVKDIADKLIKIYAKREHLPGYAFSKDTIAQQAFENAFPYVETEDQLKAVAEIKADMEQPHPMDRLLIGDVGYGKTEVAMRAAFKAVQDGKQVAYLAPTTILSKQHYESFVARFKDFDVKIGLLNRYVSIKEQQELLTNIKNGKINIVVGTHRILSKDVVFNDLGILIIDEEQRFGVEHKEKIKEFKTEVDVLTLTATPIPRTLQMSMIGIRSLSLIETPPMNRYPVQTYVLEEHDGVIRDAIERELARDGQVFYLYNRVSDIEKRAAKIQKLVPDAVVEYAHGQMSKEQLEQTMADFEEKKFNVLVCTTIIETGIDIPNANTLIISDSYRLGLSQLYQLRGRVGRSDRIAYAYCMYPRNKVLTENAEKRLQTIKEFTELGSGFKIAMRDLAIRGAGDMLGAQQYGFIDTVGLDLYTQLLSEAVVHAREGSDFEVASFELPKLEFDFPTKVDAYIPDFYISDESTKIEIYQKIKKVTNDEEYNDIIDELIDRFGDFPDDVKYLIDLTFLKNITESYIQKTKSTNNSIEFILKEDITQDIDGQKLFEAVHKIGSMIRLAYKDNCINIIFDLPVVKRLQWFEYALELFKNFERFKKDVKKV
- the pth gene encoding aminoacyl-tRNA hydrolase, encoding MKLFVGLGNPGSKYERTRHNAGFMVIDKLSKAWNIELSEEKKFKGEIGRGVVKGEKVILLKPTTFMNLSGESVRAVMDFYDVDIDDLVVIYDDLDLPHGKIRMRLKGSAGGHNGIKSLISHVKTQEFKRIRVGIDRHPKIPVVDYVLGKFTEEELALVNQAIDLSVKACEMALTESFNKVMTEYSK
- a CDS encoding ribose-phosphate diphosphokinase, which gives rise to MAEINRKKFKIFSLNANRELAQEIADRIGVPLSDLTVNRFADGEVQVNINETVRGHHVFVVQPTHSPVNENLMELLVMIDALKRASAKTINVIMPYYGYSRQDRKAKARQPITAKLVANLIEAAGATRVMTMDLHATQIQGFFDIPIDDFRAMPIIAKYFIDKDLKDIVVVSPDHGGATRARVLAEYLDAPIAIIDKRRPKPNVAEVMGLIGEVEGKHAIIIDDMIDTAGTIQIAANALKERGALSVYAACTHPILSGPAVERIENSAIKELVTTNTINLPEEKRSSKITQLSVGDLLAEGILHILNDEPVSDLFVYNRDLYNF
- the glmU gene encoding bifunctional UDP-N-acetylglucosamine diphosphorylase/glucosamine-1-phosphate N-acetyltransferase GlmU, translating into MNKYAVVLAAGKGTRMKSSLHKVLHQVLGKSMVDHAVTNLEKIGVDKIVTVIGYEAESVQAELKDRVEYAMQTEQLGTGHAVMMTKDLLEGLDGVTIVTYGDVPLLTEQTIANLFDYHQSQEAAITILTACTDNPTGYGRIIRDELGNVLKIVEQKDANAGELLVKEINTGVCCYDNKVLFEALTKITNNNSQGEYYLTDLVGIIRDMGLKVVAYVNEDFEETLGVNDRVQLAYAEKVLRKRINEFHMRNGVTIINPEATYIGTDVQIGQDVIIYPGTMITGQSVIENHVVIGANSQIINSTIGAHTTVNASVISDSTIGSFTTVGPFAHIRMHAEIGNKARIGNFVEIKKSVFKDGAKSAHLSYIGDAELGENVNMGCGSITVNYDGKNKHKTIIGANTMVGCNVNLVAPVTIEPNTYLAAGSTITENVPEDALAIARPKQVNKEGYAKVLREKL
- the spoVG gene encoding septation regulator SpoVG; its protein translation is MNITDVRIRKVETDNRMKAIASITLDDCFVIHDLRVIQGDEHLFVAMPSRKTSTGEFKDIAHPINHDTRKELEDFVIKAYEEAE
- the ispE gene encoding 4-(cytidine 5'-diphospho)-2-C-methyl-D-erythritol kinase produces the protein MVTIKAPAKINLALDTLYKRKDNYHEVEMIMTTVDLADYITVTPLETNKIVIKSNEFTMPLNEKNLAYQAAQLFKEHFNIDKGVEIYIKKKIPVAAGLAGGSSNAAATLKALKELWQVDCTTDELAELGAKLGSDIPFCVYGGTALATGRGEIIQPIPSPPKCWVILIKPRIGVSTKEIYEALDASKVEHLDIEGMLQCINEKDYQGVCQRLGNSLEEVTLQRYPVVAEIKNKLVQFGADAVLMSGSGPTVFALVRKEYKLRRIINSINGCFRDHEVHAVRLIG
- a CDS encoding Veg family protein, whose protein sequence is MANNIVTIRQELSEQVGKEVKLTAYESRNRVVEHTGVLSNTYPSIFVIDLDSERDSVDRVSYSYIDVLTGSVELKFN